A single region of the Idiomarinaceae bacterium HL-53 genome encodes:
- a CDS encoding transcriptional regulator, GntR family, with amino-acid sequence MTHMIIKAKSPAGFAEEFIVKSIWKGDFAPGSILPAERELSELIGVTRTTLREVLQRLARDGWLTIQHGKPTKVNNFWETSGLNILETLARLDEENMPELIDQLLSARTNISAIYIRAALRHDPARATEILQQSEGLEDDSKAFAEYDYYLNHELAMASGNPIYVLVLNGFKGLYARIGQFYFSKSDARALARDYYARMRALAESGEHGEAMTLVRQYGYDSAAIWKELRDSIPENLVE; translated from the coding sequence TTGACCCACATGATTATAAAGGCGAAAAGCCCCGCGGGATTTGCGGAAGAATTTATTGTGAAATCGATCTGGAAAGGCGATTTTGCACCTGGCTCTATTCTGCCTGCAGAAAGGGAGCTGTCTGAATTAATTGGTGTAACGAGAACCACGCTGCGTGAAGTTCTGCAGCGTTTAGCCCGAGACGGTTGGCTCACTATCCAACATGGCAAGCCAACCAAGGTGAATAATTTTTGGGAAACTTCAGGCCTTAATATTTTAGAGACGCTGGCGCGGCTCGATGAAGAGAATATGCCTGAACTTATCGATCAGCTTTTGTCTGCAAGAACAAATATCAGTGCCATTTATATTCGCGCGGCATTGCGCCATGACCCTGCACGTGCAACTGAAATTCTGCAGCAATCTGAAGGGCTTGAAGACGACTCTAAAGCTTTTGCCGAGTATGATTATTACCTGAATCACGAATTGGCGATGGCATCTGGCAATCCTATTTATGTACTCGTACTAAATGGTTTTAAAGGTCTATATGCCCGCATCGGACAATTTTACTTTTCCAAGTCAGACGCACGTGCTTTGGCGCGAGATTACTACGCCCGTATGCGAGCCTTGGCTGAGAGTGGAGAGCATGGTGAGGCAATGACACTAGTGCGTCAGTATGGTTACGATTCAGCGGCCATTTGGAAAGAATTGAGAGATTCGATTCCGGAGAACTTAGTCGAGTAA
- a CDS encoding superoxide dismutase, Fe-Mn family, translating into MAFELPALPYEKNALEPHISAETLEYHYGKHHQTYVDKLNGLVEGTDNAGKSLEEIIRSSDGGLFNNAAQVWNHTFYWHCLSPNGGGEPTGALADAINAKWGSFEKFKEAFTNSAVNNFGSAWTWLVKKSDGSVDIFNTSNAATPITEEGLTPLLTVDVWEHAYYIDYRNARPKYMDAFWSLVNWDFAAKNLG; encoded by the coding sequence ATGGCTTTTGAATTACCGGCACTACCTTACGAGAAAAATGCATTGGAACCGCATATCTCTGCCGAGACGCTCGAGTATCACTATGGCAAGCATCACCAAACCTATGTCGACAAATTAAACGGCTTGGTGGAAGGCACTGATAATGCTGGAAAATCTTTAGAAGAGATTATCCGCAGCTCTGACGGTGGTCTTTTCAATAATGCCGCTCAGGTATGGAACCACACGTTCTATTGGCATTGCTTGAGCCCAAATGGCGGCGGTGAGCCAACAGGCGCACTTGCTGACGCAATCAATGCAAAATGGGGTTCTTTTGAGAAGTTCAAAGAAGCCTTCACTAACAGTGCAGTCAACAACTTCGGTTCTGCGTGGACTTGGTTAGTGAAAAAGTCTGACGGCTCAGTTGATATCTTCAACACCAGTAATGCTGCAACGCCAATTACTGAAGAAGGTCTGACACCCTTACTCACTGTTGATGTGTGGGAACATGCTTATTACATCGACTACCGCAATGCACGTCCTAAGTACATGGACGCATTCTGGTCACTTGTGAACTGGGATTTCGCAGCGAAAAACTTAGGTTAA
- a CDS encoding monothiol glutaredoxin: MQEQVSEEVQAVHDKIRQQIAEHDILLYMKGSPKLPSCGFSAQASQALMSCGKPFAYVDILQNPDIRAELPKIAQWPTFPQLWVKGELIGGCDIILEMFQQGELQTIIAEAAPEEPEQNS; encoded by the coding sequence ATGCAAGAACAAGTGTCTGAAGAAGTACAAGCCGTTCACGACAAAATTCGTCAGCAAATTGCTGAACACGATATTCTGTTGTACATGAAAGGTTCTCCTAAACTCCCCAGTTGTGGATTCTCTGCGCAAGCGTCACAAGCGCTGATGAGCTGCGGGAAGCCGTTCGCTTATGTTGATATTTTGCAGAATCCGGATATTCGTGCTGAATTACCAAAAATTGCGCAGTGGCCAACCTTCCCGCAGTTGTGGGTGAAGGGGGAGTTAATTGGCGGCTGCGATATTATTCTGGAAATGTTTCAACAGGGCGAACTGCAAACAATAATTGCAGAAGCCGCACCTGAAGAACCTGAGCAAAATAGCTAA
- a CDS encoding peroxiredoxin (alkyl hydroperoxide reductase subunit C) gives MAVLVGRKAPDFTAAAVTGTGEIVENFTFSEEIKGQKAVLFFYPLDFTFVCPSELIAFDKRLAEFESRGVKVIGCSIDSQFSHNAWRNTAVENGGIGQVKYPLVADVKHEIVKAYDVEHPEAGVAFRASFLIDDEGMVRHQIVNDLPLGRNIDEMLRMVDALLFHEEHGEVCPAGWNKGDEGMKADAKGVADYLSKNQAKL, from the coding sequence ATGGCTGTATTGGTAGGCCGTAAGGCCCCTGATTTTACTGCTGCTGCAGTAACTGGCACAGGTGAAATCGTCGAAAACTTCACATTCAGTGAAGAGATCAAGGGTCAAAAGGCTGTCCTTTTCTTTTATCCGCTAGATTTTACTTTCGTTTGTCCGTCTGAGCTTATCGCGTTCGATAAGCGTTTGGCCGAATTCGAAAGCCGCGGTGTAAAAGTGATCGGTTGTTCAATCGATTCTCAGTTTAGCCACAACGCATGGCGCAACACTGCTGTAGAGAACGGTGGTATTGGCCAAGTGAAATACCCACTCGTTGCCGATGTGAAACACGAAATCGTAAAAGCTTACGATGTTGAGCATCCAGAAGCCGGTGTTGCATTCCGTGCATCGTTCTTGATCGACGACGAAGGTATGGTGCGTCATCAAATCGTAAACGACTTACCTCTTGGCCGTAACATTGACGAAATGCTGCGCATGGTTGACGCATTGTTGTTCCACGAAGAGCACGGCGAAGTTTGTCCAGCAGGTTGGAACAAAGGCGACGAAGGAATGAAAGCAGACGCGAAAGGCGTTGCTGATTACCTCAGTAAGAACCAAGCGAAACTCTAA
- a CDS encoding RNAse T, whose protein sequence is MAEIEGLMKARFRGYLPVVIDVETGGFNAQNDALLEIAAVLVDFDKDGKLIPKDTIHAHVVPFEGANIEQAAIEFNGIDPFHPLRGAVSEAEALRDIFKAVRKAQKDAGCQRAVLVGHNATFDHGFMMAAAERAGLKRNPFHPFVTLDTTALSALALGQTVLVKACKAAGIEFDQKEAHSAVYDTERTAELFCWIVNRYQQLGGWPLE, encoded by the coding sequence ATGGCAGAGATTGAAGGTTTAATGAAAGCACGGTTTCGCGGGTACTTACCCGTAGTAATAGACGTTGAAACCGGCGGTTTTAATGCGCAGAACGATGCTTTACTGGAAATAGCAGCCGTTTTAGTCGATTTTGATAAAGACGGTAAACTCATTCCTAAAGATACAATCCACGCACATGTCGTTCCCTTCGAAGGCGCAAATATTGAACAAGCAGCCATTGAGTTTAACGGTATAGACCCGTTTCATCCATTGCGCGGTGCAGTTTCTGAAGCAGAAGCCCTTCGAGATATCTTTAAAGCGGTGCGTAAGGCGCAAAAAGATGCAGGCTGTCAGCGCGCCGTGTTAGTCGGCCATAATGCAACTTTTGATCATGGCTTCATGATGGCGGCGGCGGAGCGTGCAGGACTTAAGCGTAATCCCTTCCACCCGTTTGTTACGTTAGATACCACCGCACTCTCAGCACTCGCACTTGGCCAAACCGTATTGGTCAAAGCATGCAAGGCGGCCGGTATCGAATTCGATCAAAAGGAAGCACATTCTGCTGTGTATGATACTGAACGCACCGCAGAGCTCTTTTGTTGGATAGTAAACCGCTACCAACAACTCGGCGGCTGGCCTTTAGAATAA
- a CDS encoding Outer membrane protein OmpA: MQLKGKLTLLSVSFALALSNQAQSATRTYSANYEHASWRVSEYSPLQCTLAHDIPRYGKVRFMSEASRELNMRVVLDMRRLPDTYDAAQVFSTPPAWRPGVAPQHLGELPLYRQYDSELGKEMSWVLLTELEKGMTPTFTYQDWHNQRDQVRVEVSAVNFQERYDDFMNCVAQLLPYGFEDIAFTVLTYQEKTTELTNAAKRKLMRVGEYLTYDQDIELVLIAGYTDAYGSYDENQALSESRAQAVKDFLVERGIEESQISIRGYSEMRHIAGNENELERAQNRRVVVQISRPFNQDLLSSN; encoded by the coding sequence ATGCAGTTGAAAGGAAAGCTCACCTTGTTAAGTGTGAGTTTCGCGCTAGCGCTCAGCAACCAAGCTCAATCTGCCACCCGCACGTATTCCGCAAACTATGAACACGCTTCTTGGCGTGTCAGCGAGTACTCACCTTTGCAGTGTACTTTGGCGCATGACATTCCACGTTATGGGAAAGTGCGCTTTATGAGTGAAGCGAGCCGTGAATTGAATATGCGAGTCGTTTTAGACATGCGTAGACTACCTGACACTTACGATGCGGCACAGGTTTTTAGTACTCCACCCGCTTGGCGTCCCGGAGTCGCGCCGCAGCACCTCGGTGAGTTGCCGCTGTACCGTCAGTACGATAGCGAACTTGGTAAAGAGATGTCGTGGGTATTGCTCACCGAATTGGAAAAGGGCATGACACCTACCTTTACTTATCAAGACTGGCACAACCAACGTGACCAAGTGCGAGTTGAAGTGTCGGCCGTGAATTTTCAGGAGCGGTATGACGACTTTATGAATTGTGTTGCACAGCTGCTTCCTTATGGTTTTGAAGATATAGCTTTTACAGTGTTAACCTACCAAGAGAAAACGACCGAATTAACCAATGCCGCGAAGCGCAAACTGATGCGTGTGGGGGAGTATTTAACTTACGATCAAGACATAGAGTTGGTGTTAATAGCAGGCTATACCGACGCCTATGGGAGTTATGACGAGAACCAAGCATTGTCGGAATCACGTGCACAAGCAGTGAAGGATTTTCTCGTGGAGCGCGGTATTGAAGAAAGCCAGATTTCCATCCGTGGTTATAGCGAAATGCGTCATATCGCTGGAAATGAAAATGAGCTGGAGCGCGCACAAAACCGACGCGTGGTTGTGCAAATTAGCCGTCCATTTAATCAAGACTTATTGTCGAGTAATTAA
- a CDS encoding DNA-(apurinic or apyrimidinic site) lyase /endonuclease III has protein sequence MNKQKRLEILTRLRANNPKPTTELNFSNPFELLIAVLLSAQATDVGVNKATGPLFQVANNPHDMYALGVDGVKHYIKTIGLFNTKAENVIKTCKILIDEHGGVVPENRAALEALPGVGRKTANVVLNTAFGWPTIAVDTHIFRVSNRTKFAVGKNVDLVEQKLLKVVPAEFKVDVHHWLILHGRYTCVARKPRCGSCIIEDLCEFKDKTEI, from the coding sequence ATGAACAAGCAAAAAAGATTAGAAATACTTACACGTTTGCGTGCAAATAACCCGAAACCAACCACTGAATTGAACTTTTCAAATCCGTTCGAGTTGCTCATTGCTGTGTTACTTTCAGCGCAAGCTACCGATGTAGGGGTGAATAAAGCAACAGGACCATTGTTTCAAGTGGCTAACAACCCACATGACATGTACGCACTCGGTGTCGACGGCGTGAAGCACTATATCAAGACTATCGGCTTGTTTAACACCAAAGCCGAGAATGTGATCAAGACCTGCAAAATATTAATTGATGAGCACGGTGGCGTGGTGCCGGAAAACCGCGCAGCGCTCGAGGCGTTACCAGGTGTCGGTCGCAAAACCGCGAATGTGGTTTTGAACACAGCGTTTGGCTGGCCAACCATTGCCGTCGATACGCATATCTTTCGCGTGAGTAACCGAACCAAGTTTGCCGTTGGAAAAAACGTTGATCTTGTTGAACAAAAGCTCTTAAAAGTTGTTCCAGCTGAATTCAAGGTAGATGTTCATCACTGGCTCATTCTTCATGGTCGCTATACATGTGTAGCGCGGAAACCTCGATGCGGCTCCTGCATCATCGAGGATTTGTGCGAATTTAAAGATAAAACTGAGATTTAA
- a CDS encoding electron transport complex protein RnfE — protein sequence MSSELTTLTKNGLWENNPALVQLLGLCPLLAVTSTITNALGLGLATLFVLVGSNVTVSLVRQWVPNEIRIPVFVIVIATFVTLIELLMNAFTYGLFMSLGIFIPLIVTNCAIIGRAEAYASKNPWQLAAYDGFMMGLGFAFVLVLLGALRELIGQGTLFDGADLLLGPWASGLRVEVIQFDYPLLLAVLPPGAFLGLGMLIAIKNMIDRMRAERVVKSPVEKATRARVTSV from the coding sequence ATGTCATCTGAACTCACCACACTTACCAAGAACGGTCTTTGGGAGAACAATCCAGCGCTTGTTCAGCTGTTAGGGTTATGTCCTCTACTAGCGGTTACCAGTACCATCACCAACGCGCTTGGCTTGGGTCTTGCCACTTTATTTGTATTGGTGGGATCGAATGTAACAGTTTCATTGGTACGCCAATGGGTACCCAATGAAATCAGAATTCCTGTGTTTGTTATTGTCATTGCAACTTTTGTAACACTGATTGAGCTACTAATGAATGCCTTTACCTACGGGCTCTTTATGTCTCTTGGCATCTTTATTCCTCTAATCGTAACAAACTGCGCAATTATCGGTCGTGCCGAGGCATATGCTTCCAAAAACCCATGGCAGCTCGCTGCCTACGATGGCTTTATGATGGGTCTTGGTTTTGCATTTGTACTTGTTTTGCTCGGAGCATTAAGAGAGTTAATTGGGCAAGGCACCTTATTTGATGGTGCAGACTTATTGCTTGGTCCCTGGGCCAGCGGCCTCCGCGTTGAAGTGATTCAATTCGATTACCCATTACTCTTAGCGGTCTTGCCACCGGGCGCTTTTCTCGGTCTTGGCATGTTAATAGCAATCAAAAACATGATCGATCGTATGCGCGCAGAACGAGTCGTCAAGTCTCCTGTTGAAAAGGCAACCCGAGCACGAGTGACTTCGGTATGA
- a CDS encoding electron transport complex protein RnfG, with protein MIITQMRKNGLILGAFALIATALLVLTQYLTADRIAAQQRSELLKTLNVLIPPALHDNDLFHDCTLYELPEVLGTSTPQPVYRSRLNGEDTALAIQTNAPDGYSGEIRMLVAINTEGRVLGARVLQHKETPGLGDKIETRKSDWILKFAQEVIPPQESSRWEVRKDGGAFEQFTGATITPRAVINAIERTIIWANNNKTEIFAAPSTCQINEGGDH; from the coding sequence ATGATCATAACTCAGATGCGAAAGAACGGGCTTATTTTAGGCGCATTCGCACTCATTGCTACGGCCTTATTAGTACTCACTCAATACCTTACTGCTGACCGTATTGCTGCTCAGCAGCGGAGTGAGCTTTTAAAAACCTTGAATGTACTCATTCCACCTGCGCTCCACGATAATGACTTATTCCATGATTGCACTCTTTATGAGCTACCTGAGGTTTTGGGTACGTCTACGCCTCAACCTGTCTACCGTTCTCGTTTGAACGGTGAAGACACCGCGCTCGCGATTCAAACAAATGCACCCGACGGCTACAGTGGTGAGATCAGAATGCTCGTTGCGATCAATACAGAGGGACGCGTGCTTGGCGCCCGGGTTCTGCAACATAAAGAAACGCCTGGCCTCGGCGATAAAATTGAAACGCGAAAGAGCGACTGGATCTTAAAATTTGCGCAAGAGGTGATTCCTCCGCAAGAGAGTAGTCGTTGGGAAGTGCGTAAAGATGGTGGTGCATTTGAACAATTTACGGGAGCAACTATCACGCCTCGTGCTGTGATCAATGCGATTGAACGAACGATTATCTGGGCGAACAACAATAAAACAGAGATTTTCGCAGCACCATCCACCTGCCAAATTAACGAGGGAGGAGATCATTAA
- a CDS encoding electron transport complex protein RnfD, with product MSMLIASSPHHHLRRNTAWVMQQVLLAMIPGILVQIWFFGWGVILQLVFAILVAVATEATALALRNRPVTMALKDNTAILTAALLAVSIPPLAPWWIILIGVVFSIAVVKHMFGGVGQNIFNPAMAGYVLLLISFPVQMTSWTPPAPLATMDISFLDSFWLFFTQYTYDGFNLTQATLVEMGRGIDAVSMATPLDHIRNQTMQGFTLNEALNGPIFQGFAGIGWQHVNVAYLLGGLYLVARRVITWHIPLSIVGALLLFSGIGASFAPDQLPGINIHLLSGATMLGAFFIATDPVSAATSNRGKVYYGLLIGLLIYVIRTWGAYPDAVAFAVLLANLCVPAIDYFSQPTTYGHKHLKSKASKGDPS from the coding sequence ATGAGTATGTTGATAGCTTCATCGCCACATCATCATTTGCGAAGAAATACGGCTTGGGTCATGCAGCAAGTTTTACTTGCCATGATTCCGGGAATTCTAGTGCAAATCTGGTTTTTTGGCTGGGGCGTTATTTTGCAGCTTGTGTTCGCCATTCTGGTCGCCGTCGCAACGGAAGCAACCGCCCTCGCTTTAAGAAATCGACCCGTTACAATGGCGTTAAAAGATAATACGGCCATTCTTACCGCCGCCTTACTTGCGGTCAGTATTCCACCACTTGCACCTTGGTGGATTATTCTTATTGGGGTCGTGTTTTCCATTGCCGTTGTAAAGCACATGTTTGGCGGTGTGGGGCAGAACATTTTCAATCCTGCAATGGCAGGCTATGTCTTACTCCTGATATCTTTTCCAGTACAAATGACCAGTTGGACACCTCCAGCTCCTCTCGCCACAATGGACATAAGCTTTCTCGATAGCTTTTGGTTGTTTTTCACACAATACACGTATGATGGTTTCAATCTTACACAGGCCACGCTAGTGGAAATGGGGCGTGGAATTGATGCTGTTTCGATGGCCACACCCCTCGACCATATCCGCAATCAAACGATGCAAGGATTTACGCTAAACGAAGCGTTAAATGGGCCGATCTTCCAAGGTTTTGCTGGTATCGGTTGGCAACATGTCAATGTCGCCTATTTACTCGGAGGGCTTTATTTGGTTGCTCGCCGCGTGATTACATGGCATATCCCGCTTTCGATCGTGGGGGCGCTCCTTCTCTTCTCAGGAATAGGCGCAAGCTTTGCGCCTGATCAATTACCAGGGATTAATATTCACCTCCTCAGCGGTGCAACCATGCTTGGTGCATTTTTTATCGCCACAGACCCGGTTTCGGCTGCCACCTCCAATCGCGGTAAGGTGTACTATGGATTACTGATTGGTCTACTCATTTATGTGATTCGGACTTGGGGCGCTTATCCCGATGCAGTGGCATTCGCAGTATTGCTTGCTAATCTTTGTGTACCAGCCATCGATTATTTTTCCCAGCCCACTACCTATGGTCACAAACATCTAAAATCGAAAGCATCGAAGGGTGACCCATCATGA
- a CDS encoding electron transport complex protein RnfC, which translates to MSQAVKLWNFHGGIHPPERKTVANQTKIAQVTLPSTLYIPLKQHIGAVGEVIVSIGERVLRGQPLVKPGIYGGLPIHAPTSGIVRAISEHPSNHPSAIPVPTITIDVDGKHECVNFEALTNPLNADQHLLLEHIRDAGIAGLGGAGFPTDQKIRQTQAIELLIINGVECEPYIVSDDRLMREHAREIVSGTCVLHYLLNAPRVIIAIEDNKPEAIAAVQEAVQQASAAIEIVVIPTKYPSGGEKQLIQILTGKEVPADGYPADIGILMHNTGTAFAIHQAVYLGEPLMERVVTLTGDALAQPGTTWALLGTPISHLLSQAQLEPESGQRVIVGGPMMGYTIPNTDIPVIKTTNCILCPTLSELAPTNNEMPCIRCGHCEQVCPASLLPQQLLWYAKDHDHEALTEHHLADCIECGACAYVCPSEIPLVHYYRKAKAEIRESVIEQKKAEIARQRFEARQARLEREKQERLERHKKAAEARKEALAARAEQTTQAAPQENDKKAQVAAAIARAKAKKAAQERANKSGDKDNS; encoded by the coding sequence ATGAGTCAAGCCGTTAAACTTTGGAATTTTCACGGAGGCATTCATCCGCCAGAGCGAAAAACTGTAGCCAATCAAACCAAAATTGCTCAGGTCACATTACCGTCGACGCTTTATATTCCTCTTAAACAGCATATTGGTGCAGTTGGAGAAGTAATAGTTTCGATCGGAGAACGAGTGCTTCGGGGGCAGCCATTAGTGAAGCCAGGTATCTATGGTGGTTTACCTATACACGCACCAACCTCAGGTATCGTGAGAGCTATCAGCGAGCATCCCAGTAACCACCCTTCAGCAATTCCGGTACCGACTATTACCATTGATGTCGATGGTAAGCATGAGTGTGTCAACTTTGAGGCACTCACCAATCCGTTGAATGCCGATCAACATTTGTTACTGGAGCACATTCGCGATGCCGGCATCGCTGGTTTGGGTGGCGCAGGCTTCCCAACCGACCAGAAGATTAGACAAACACAGGCCATTGAATTGCTAATCATCAATGGTGTGGAATGTGAACCTTACATCGTTTCCGATGACCGCCTCATGCGTGAGCATGCGCGTGAGATTGTCTCTGGAACTTGTGTACTCCATTATTTGTTGAACGCGCCACGCGTCATAATTGCCATCGAAGATAACAAACCTGAAGCGATCGCCGCGGTCCAAGAAGCAGTGCAACAAGCCAGTGCGGCCATAGAAATAGTGGTGATCCCCACAAAATATCCTTCCGGGGGTGAGAAACAACTTATTCAAATTCTCACTGGGAAAGAGGTGCCTGCCGACGGCTACCCTGCAGACATCGGTATTCTTATGCACAACACTGGAACTGCATTTGCAATTCATCAAGCAGTCTATTTAGGTGAACCGCTGATGGAGCGGGTGGTCACCCTCACCGGCGACGCGTTAGCGCAGCCTGGCACAACATGGGCTTTGTTAGGAACGCCCATTTCACACCTGCTTTCCCAAGCGCAACTTGAGCCGGAAAGTGGACAACGCGTTATTGTTGGTGGCCCGATGATGGGTTACACCATTCCTAACACCGATATTCCAGTAATTAAAACAACCAATTGTATTTTGTGCCCAACGCTTTCAGAGCTTGCACCCACGAACAACGAAATGCCTTGTATTCGTTGCGGGCATTGCGAACAGGTCTGTCCCGCGTCGCTCTTGCCCCAACAATTACTTTGGTATGCCAAAGATCACGATCACGAAGCGCTCACCGAGCATCATCTTGCCGATTGCATAGAATGTGGTGCTTGCGCTTATGTATGTCCAAGTGAAATACCGCTCGTTCACTATTACCGAAAAGCGAAAGCTGAGATTCGTGAGTCCGTTATTGAGCAAAAGAAAGCAGAAATTGCACGGCAACGATTTGAAGCCCGGCAAGCACGTTTAGAACGAGAAAAGCAAGAACGACTGGAGCGCCATAAAAAGGCAGCCGAAGCGCGCAAAGAAGCGCTTGCGGCAAGGGCTGAGCAAACCACACAAGCAGCGCCTCAAGAAAATGATAAAAAGGCGCAAGTAGCGGCGGCAATCGCACGAGCTAAAGCAAAGAAGGCAGCTCAAGAACGTGCGAATAAAAGCGGAGACAAAGACAACTCATGA